A genome region from Loktanella sp. M215 includes the following:
- a CDS encoding fatty acid desaturase: MATNAVLASLIGVAVWMAGIVPVLVTVLPTALVAASAGVWLFFVQHQFEETSWDRASDWELHDAALEGSSHYVLPPILRWLTGNIGIHHVHHLYSRIPFYRLSEVLRDHPVLASAQRLTMRQSFDCTRRHLWDENSRKLISFAEARRV; this comes from the coding sequence ATGGCAACGAATGCAGTTCTGGCAAGCCTGATCGGTGTGGCCGTCTGGATGGCCGGAATTGTCCCGGTGCTGGTGACGGTTCTGCCGACAGCGCTGGTCGCGGCCTCCGCCGGCGTGTGGCTGTTCTTTGTTCAGCACCAGTTCGAAGAGACATCCTGGGACCGGGCGTCTGATTGGGAACTGCACGATGCTGCCTTGGAGGGCAGTTCACATTACGTCCTTCCGCCAATCCTGCGGTGGTTGACGGGCAATATCGGAATTCACCATGTTCATCACCTCTATAGCCGGATACCGTTCTACCGCTTGTCAGAGGTGCTGCGTGACCATCCCGTGCTCGCAAGCGCCCAACGCCTGACAATGCGTCAAAGTTTTGACTGTACGCGACGACATCTCTGGGACGAGAACAGCCGCAAGCTCATTTCCTTCGCCGAGGCACGACGCGTATGA
- a CDS encoding outer membrane beta-barrel protein: MRQSNRGISVLKALLAATALSGAGGTALAQSDAGFAISLNGAPVAGDKAVAQQVRKVDVALAAADIRVTFDGLGAEPRLDLEQSPGAAEGSVVLQSALNYPAYVNRGEMRIIDPAALGGPRVVSVVPVDPNGTVTVDLPQDGDLMVVHRVYDAAGRYDETAAQALGAALPMGSVSGVEEGRDTVRRRGIPVFGGAVTVSGANVVPGARVQALGETLRPDPAGRFVIQRILPQGTYAVDVRVAGPGQATGLVRDVTIPAADWFAVGTADLTFGLRTDGRDDSSDTYATGRIAGFVNGRTATGYEVTASVDSGEGPLRDLIGDLDEKDPRQLLLRVDPDDYYPTFGDDSKIVDLTPTSGKIYVRIAREGNFVQFGDFVASLGDNAFVRNDRTLYGAQAHVESRVQTTYGTPIRQATVHAAQPDRIPQREAFVGTGGSVYFLRQQDIARGTEQIFVQVRDPQSDRIIDSQALVPGVDYQINYIQGIVTLSRPLFGTTGDGLISSTGARRDDVVLVAQYEYTPVAGDVGGYATGGRVEGWVTPQLRLGVAATRDDTGLRDHQLVGGDILFAPTERTYLRIDAARSEGRGIDTLLSYNGGLDSQTQDAASGQGQSLRVEGRADLADLGLGRDGVVGGYAEHRDAGFSSLDTQVTATTGDEELWGVFAEVSLSETTTLKLTYDSYTNAAGDEDLEGEAELAGQLTERLSYTLAAARIDRDDADETGNRTDVAARLTYALDDQLSVYVFGQTTVNRDGLDRDDRVGTGLTYDTGTGWVLEGEVSDGNQGPGARVLAVRTDAAGDTQYIGYTLDPGRDLNGVDLIGRDRGRVVVGGRRTLSETVSVFGENTYDMFGQRDSLTSAYGVTYRPNAALTTTLAYELGQVQESASDDFDRQAISLGVAYATEDLTAKGRIEYRTETGTLSDAPLDNDTVLASVDLAYKIDETQRILFSADSLRSRSDETAFRDGDYTDVSLGYALRPVENDRFNMLARYRYLDDQVGQRLDGTDDLGPVQRSHVVSVDASYDLDRFWTLNGKIGYRSAETAADRDSTFARNDAVLAVVGARYHLANDWDMMAEVRHLALTTADVTETGALVAAFKQINANLQVGAGYNFSRFSDDLTDLTFDNQGLFLNIVAKY, encoded by the coding sequence ATGCGACAGTCCAATCGTGGCATTTCCGTCCTGAAGGCCTTGCTGGCGGCCACGGCCCTGTCGGGGGCCGGCGGCACGGCGTTGGCGCAGTCCGATGCTGGCTTTGCGATCTCGCTGAACGGGGCGCCTGTGGCGGGCGACAAAGCCGTGGCCCAGCAGGTGCGCAAGGTCGATGTGGCCTTGGCCGCGGCCGACATCCGCGTCACATTCGACGGGCTCGGGGCTGAACCGCGCCTCGATCTTGAACAGTCGCCGGGCGCGGCCGAGGGATCGGTCGTCCTGCAATCGGCGCTGAACTACCCGGCCTACGTCAACCGGGGCGAGATGCGGATCATCGACCCTGCCGCCCTCGGCGGGCCGCGGGTGGTTTCGGTGGTGCCGGTCGATCCGAACGGCACCGTGACCGTCGATCTGCCGCAGGATGGCGACCTGATGGTCGTCCACAGGGTTTACGATGCCGCCGGTCGCTACGACGAGACCGCGGCCCAGGCCCTTGGCGCGGCCTTGCCGATGGGCAGCGTCTCGGGCGTCGAGGAAGGCCGCGATACCGTGCGCCGGCGGGGCATTCCGGTCTTTGGCGGGGCGGTTACCGTCTCGGGAGCGAATGTCGTGCCGGGGGCACGGGTGCAGGCGCTGGGTGAGACCCTGCGCCCCGATCCCGCGGGCCGCTTCGTGATTCAGCGGATCCTGCCGCAGGGCACCTATGCGGTCGACGTGCGCGTGGCGGGGCCGGGGCAGGCCACCGGCCTCGTGCGCGATGTGACCATCCCCGCGGCCGACTGGTTCGCAGTCGGAACGGCGGACCTGACCTTCGGCCTGCGCACGGACGGGCGCGACGACAGCTCTGACACCTATGCCACCGGGCGCATCGCGGGTTTCGTGAACGGGCGCACCGCCACTGGCTACGAGGTCACGGCCTCGGTCGACAGCGGCGAGGGGCCACTCCGCGACCTGATCGGCGACCTTGACGAGAAGGATCCGCGCCAGCTGCTGCTGCGCGTCGATCCGGACGACTATTATCCGACATTCGGCGACGACTCCAAGATCGTCGACCTGACGCCCACCTCTGGCAAGATTTATGTGCGCATCGCGCGCGAAGGGAACTTCGTCCAGTTCGGCGACTTCGTGGCGTCGCTGGGCGACAATGCCTTCGTGCGCAACGATCGCACGCTCTACGGCGCGCAGGCGCATGTGGAATCGCGCGTCCAGACGACCTATGGCACGCCGATCCGGCAAGCGACCGTGCATGCCGCACAGCCCGACCGGATTCCGCAGCGCGAGGCCTTCGTCGGCACCGGCGGGTCGGTCTACTTCCTGCGCCAGCAGGACATCGCCCGCGGCACCGAGCAGATCTTCGTGCAGGTCCGCGATCCGCAGTCTGACCGCATTATCGACAGCCAGGCGCTGGTGCCCGGCGTCGACTACCAGATCAACTATATCCAGGGGATCGTCACCTTGTCGCGGCCGCTGTTCGGTACCACCGGCGACGGCCTGATCTCCTCCACCGGGGCGCGGCGCGACGACGTGGTCCTTGTCGCGCAGTACGAATACACCCCCGTCGCGGGCGACGTGGGCGGCTATGCCACCGGCGGCCGGGTCGAAGGCTGGGTCACGCCGCAGCTGCGCCTTGGCGTCGCGGCTACCCGTGACGACACTGGCCTGCGCGATCACCAGCTGGTCGGCGGCGACATCCTGTTCGCCCCGACAGAGCGCACCTACCTGCGCATCGATGCCGCCCGCAGCGAGGGCCGCGGCATCGACACTCTGCTGTCCTACAACGGCGGCCTCGACAGCCAGACCCAGGACGCCGCTAGCGGGCAGGGCCAGTCCCTGCGCGTTGAGGGGCGCGCCGATCTGGCCGACCTGGGCCTTGGGCGCGACGGCGTCGTCGGCGGCTACGCCGAACATCGCGACGCAGGCTTCTCCTCGCTCGACACGCAGGTCACCGCGACGACGGGGGACGAGGAGCTGTGGGGCGTCTTCGCCGAGGTGAGCCTGTCCGAGACGACTACGCTGAAGCTGACCTACGACAGCTACACCAACGCGGCCGGCGACGAGGACTTGGAGGGCGAGGCGGAACTGGCCGGCCAGCTGACGGAGCGCCTTTCCTACACGCTGGCGGCCGCTCGCATCGACCGGGACGACGCCGACGAGACCGGCAATCGCACCGATGTCGCGGCCCGCCTGACCTACGCTTTGGACGACCAGTTGTCGGTCTACGTCTTCGGCCAGACGACGGTGAACCGCGACGGCCTTGACCGCGACGATCGCGTGGGGACTGGGCTGACCTACGACACGGGCACCGGCTGGGTGCTCGAGGGCGAGGTCTCGGACGGGAATCAGGGTCCCGGCGCGCGCGTGCTGGCGGTGCGCACCGATGCGGCGGGCGATACACAGTACATCGGCTACACCCTCGATCCCGGCAGGGACTTGAACGGCGTGGACCTGATCGGCCGCGACCGGGGCCGCGTCGTTGTGGGCGGCCGGCGGACCCTGTCCGAGACCGTCTCGGTCTTCGGCGAGAACACCTACGACATGTTCGGCCAGCGCGACTCGCTGACATCGGCCTACGGCGTGACCTACCGCCCGAACGCGGCGTTGACGACGACCCTCGCCTATGAGCTGGGGCAGGTGCAGGAGAGCGCGTCGGACGACTTCGACCGGCAGGCGATCTCGCTCGGGGTAGCCTACGCGACCGAGGACCTGACGGCCAAGGGACGGATCGAATACCGCACGGAAACCGGCACTCTGTCGGACGCGCCACTGGACAACGACACGGTGCTGGCCTCCGTCGACCTGGCCTACAAGATCGACGAGACCCAGCGCATCCTGTTCAGCGCCGACAGCCTGCGGTCGCGCAGCGACGAGACCGCGTTCCGCGACGGCGACTACACCGACGTCTCGCTGGGATATGCCCTGCGCCCGGTCGAGAACGACCGCTTTAACATGCTGGCGCGCTACCGTTACCTTGACGATCAGGTCGGCCAGCGGCTGGACGGCACGGACGATCTGGGTCCGGTTCAGCGCAGCCACGTGGTCAGCGTCGATGCGTCCTACGACCTGGATCGGTTCTGGACGCTGAACGGCAAGATCGGCTATCGCAGCGCTGAAACCGCTGCGGACCGCGACTCCACCTTTGCGCGCAACGACGCCGTTCTGGCGGTGGTTGGCGCCCGCTATCATCTAGCGAACGACTGGGACATGATGGCAGAGGTGCGCCACTTGGCGTTGACCACGGCTGATGTCACCGAGACGGGTGCTTTGGTCGCCGCGTTCAAACAGATCAACGCCAATCTGCAAGTCGGGGCGGGCTATAACTTTAGCCGGTTCTCCGACGACCTGACGGACCTCACATTTGACAACCAGGGACTGTTCCTGAACATCGTGGCGAAATACTGA